In one window of Candidatus Desulfarcum epimagneticum DNA:
- a CDS encoding Putative nuclease YhcG (fragment) (Evidence 3 : Putative function from multiple computational evidences), whose translation MKCFVLIDLKRGKADHHDVGQMNLYLNYFKNEENTQGDGAPIGIVLAAEKDEILVEYATGSISNPLFASKYQIYLPKKESLEQELRLLLEENENN comes from the coding sequence TTGAAATGCTTTGTCCTGATTGATTTAAAACGGGGCAAAGCGGATCACCATGATGTCGGACAGATGAATCTCTACCTCAACTATTTTAAAAACGAGGAAAATACCCAGGGAGACGGAGCCCCCATAGGAATTGTTCTCGCCGCAGAGAAAGATGAAATACTGGTGGAGTATGCCACAGGAAGCATTTCCAACCCATTGTTTGCTTCCAAATACCAGATATATCTTCCGAAAAAAGAGTCGCTCGAACAGGAATTGAGACTTTTATTGGAGGAGAATGAAAACAACTGA